One segment of Chromatiales bacterium 21-64-14 DNA contains the following:
- a CDS encoding ADP-glyceromanno-heptose 6-epimerase has translation MIIITGGAGFIGSNLVKAWNRRGRDDVLVVDDLRDGVKFRNLVDCDIADYLDQEDFLSRVLRGEEWPQGIDAVFHQGACSVTTEWDGRYMMRNNYEYSKVLLEYCIDRGIPFRYASSAAVYGAGRAFREERANEAPLNVYGYSKHLFDQLVRRRLAAGARRVAGLRYFNVYGPREAHKGRMASVAYHLDRQLLAGERLRLFQGCDGYGDGEQCRDFVHVEDAVEVNLWLLDHPEVSGIFNVGTGRSQTFNDVARSVIGWHGRGEIEYIPFPEELRGRYQSFTEADIHALRAAGYAHPFRSVEEGVGDYMEWLHGGG, from the coding sequence ATGATCATCATCACCGGTGGCGCGGGATTCATCGGCAGCAATCTGGTCAAGGCCTGGAACCGGCGCGGGCGCGACGACGTGCTGGTGGTGGATGACCTGCGTGACGGTGTCAAGTTCCGCAACCTCGTGGATTGCGACATCGCGGACTATCTCGACCAGGAGGATTTTTTGTCCCGCGTCCTGCGCGGTGAGGAATGGCCGCAGGGGATCGACGCGGTGTTTCATCAGGGCGCCTGCTCCGTGACCACCGAGTGGGATGGGCGCTACATGATGCGCAACAACTATGAGTACTCCAAGGTCCTGCTCGAGTACTGCATCGATCGTGGCATTCCATTCCGTTACGCCTCTTCCGCCGCGGTTTATGGGGCGGGTCGGGCGTTTAGGGAGGAGCGGGCCAACGAGGCGCCGTTAAACGTGTACGGCTATTCGAAACACCTGTTCGATCAGCTTGTGCGCCGGCGGCTCGCGGCGGGCGCGCGCCGGGTGGCGGGCCTGCGCTACTTCAACGTCTACGGACCCCGGGAGGCCCATAAGGGGCGCATGGCCAGTGTGGCCTACCACCTCGATCGCCAGTTGCTCGCCGGGGAGCGGCTCAGATTGTTTCAGGGTTGTGACGGCTACGGTGACGGCGAACAGTGCCGCGACTTCGTCCATGTGGAGGATGCCGTGGAGGTGAACCTGTGGCTGCTGGATCATCCCGAGGTCTCCGGCATCTTCAACGTGGGCACCGGCCGCAGCCAGACCTTCAACGATGTCGCCCGGTCCGTGATCGGTTGGCACGGTCGCGGCGAGATCGAATACATTCCGTTTCCGGAGGAGCTGCGCGGGCGTTATCAGAGTTTTACGGAGGCGGATATCCACGCCCTGCGCGCCGCGGGCTATGCGCACCCGTTCCGGAGCGTGGAAGAGGGGGTGGGCGACTATATGGAATGGTTGCACGGCGGCGGATGA